The proteins below come from a single Bactrocera tryoni isolate S06 unplaced genomic scaffold, CSIRO_BtryS06_freeze2 scaffold_25, whole genome shotgun sequence genomic window:
- the LOC120780886 gene encoding uncharacterized protein LOC120780886: MAVVPRNYSAEALGSEEQTALQDGLVNAPFMGDEYTGSFNGIYFKGGMLLVDCQDDKSATWLTEVGPRLEGWKGPLLCVKRGEEIPQVQSMTVFLPRSADKSYDFALGLVKNQNLGLSTSEWKVVASKVEGTGWNLNITVDDESYKYIKQKGFRLSFRFSKVVMRPQRPKATPTASKDPTTGMAVVLTLPVASPAVQDATAAVVAECRR; the protein is encoded by the coding sequence ATGGCGGTGGTGCCTCGCAACTACTCGGCGGAGGCCCTGGGGTCTGAAGAACAGACGGCTCTGCAAGACGGCCTGGTAAATGCCCCATTCATGGGCGATGAATACACCGGCTCCTTTAACGGTATCTACTTCAAGGGAGGTATGCTGCTGGTCGACTGTCAGGATGATAAGTCGGCCACCTGGTTAACGGAAGTCGGGCCAAGGCTAGAGGGCTGGAAGGGTCCGCTCCTATGTGTAAAGAGAGGCGAAGAAATACCACAAGTGCAGAGCATGACGGTATTCCTTCCCCGAAGTGCGGACAAGAGTTACGACTTCGCGCTTGGTTTGGTAAAGAACCAAAACCTCGGTTTAAGTACTTCAGAGTGGAAGGTCGTAGCGAGCAAAGTTGAGGGGACAGGGTGGAACCTCAACATCACAGTAGATGACGAATCCTACAAATACATAAAACAGAAGGGATTCCGGCTGAGCTTCCGTTTCAGCAAAGTAGTGATGAGGCCACAGAGGCCCAAGGCAACGCCAACGGCGAGCAAGGATCCTACGACGGGGATGGCCGTAGTACTGACTCTACCCGTAGCCAGTCCAGCAGTGCAGGATGCGACTGCCGCTGTGGTTGCGGAATGCCGCCGATGA